The genomic window CCGCCCGAATAGATGGCGAGCGCGGTGGCGCGCTGGCGCTTGGGGAACCAGTCCGAGATCAGCGAATAGGCGGCGGGCCCCGCGCTGGCTTCGCCGACGCCGACGCCGATCCGCGCGCCGGCGAGCTGGATGCCGTTCCTTGCCAGCCCGGACAGCGCGGTCATCGTCGACCACAGGGCCAACCCGATCGTCATCAGCCGGATGCGGTGCCAATTGTCGGCCAAGCGCCCGAGCGGGATGCCGAACAAGGCGTAGAACACCCCGAACGCGGTGCCGTAGAGAAAACCGATATCGGCCTGGCTGAGCCCGAGATCCTTGCGGATATGCGGGGCGAGGATCGTCAGGATCTGGCGATCGATGAAATTGAGCGCGTAGACGAGGAAGAGGACGAAGAGGACATACCAGGCATAAGGGCGCGCCCTGGCCTGCTCGGGTACAACCGCTTCCGCCATCAAACTCTCCCGGCCTCGTTTCGCGCGAGGCTAGCAGAGCATACCCGATTTACGAAAGACGTTTCGTGCCGTGACCCGCGCGAAAGAATCGCGGCGGCCGCTCGATACATCCAACAAATGGCTCGCTTTGGCTGATGCGGCGGGTCCGCGGCGGGTCTTTACGGGGTTTCGTCCTCGCGCCGCGCTTCCGTTTTTCCTAGCAGCGGCGGTCAACCAGCATGGTCATGGGGCGCGATGAAGGTAGCGAAGGCAGGCGGCGGCAGGAACAAGTTTCGCCGGTGGTGGAGTTTATGGGTGACCGGCGGCGTGGATCACGACGCCGTGCTCCGCGAGATCGCGGCGGAATCCGGATGGTCGGGCCGCTACGCCTTTCTGATCATCGTCTCGGCGGCGATCTCGCTGCTGGGCCTGCTGATGCCGTCGGTGGCGGTGCTGATCGGGGCGATGCTGCTTTCGCCGCTGATGATGCCGATCATCGGCCTGGGCTTCGGCATCGCCACGCTGGATTTCCATGAGGTTCGCCGCACCGGCTTCGCGCTTCTCGCCGGAGCGGGGCTGGCCATCGCCCTGTCGTTCGCGCTGGTCTCGATCTCTCCGGTGCAGACCATCACCAGCGAGATCGCCGGCCGCACGCAACCGACACTGTTCGACCTGCTGGTCGCGCTGCTTTCCGCGATCGCCGGAGCCTATGCGCTGATCCGCGGCCGTGGCGGCACGGTCGTGGGGGTGGCGATCGCCATCGCGCTGATGCCGCCGCTGGCGGTGACCGGTTTCGGCATCGCCACCGGCAACTGGACGGCGTTCGCCGGATCGCTGCTGCTGTTCCTGACGAACGCGGTGACGATCGCGCTTACCGCCGCCCTGGTCGCGCGGGTCTATGGCTTTGGCGGCCATCTCTCGCCGCATCATACCGGCTGGCAATTGGCGCTGTTCGTCGTCGCGCTCGGCGCCCTTTCCGTCCCGCTGGGCGCCGGGCTGCGCCAGATCGCGTTCGAAGCGCTGGCGCAGCGCCAGGTGCGGATGGCGATCGAGAACCACTTTCCGCGCGGCGCGCGGCTCAGCCTGCTCGACATCGACTACAAGGCTTCGCCGGTGCGGATACGCGCGGTGATGCTGACGCCGCGGATCGATCCGCGCGTCGACGCGGCGCTGGCAGCGCGATTGCGCGAGCAGCTGGCGCGGCCGATCGACTTCCATATCGACCAGCTGCGCATTTCGCTGGATCCGGGTGCCGCCGAAGCGGCGCAAATCGCGGCGGCTCCGAACGGCAAGGCGGTCGATGTGACGGCGGCGCGCGATAGGGCGGTATCGGAGCTGGCGCTGATCGCGGGGACCGATCGCGCCGCGGTCAAGGCGGACGGTGCGGCGCGGACCCTGACCGCGACCGCCGCGCCGCTGCCGGGAATGGGGCTGGCGGGATATCGCATGCTGGAAGCCCGGGCCGAGAATGCGCTGGAGGACTGGAAAGTCAGGCTGGCCCCGGCCGCCGAGGCCGCGCTGCCGGTCATCGCGGTGGCGCATGGCGTGGTGGATGGCGCGGCGCTCGACCTTGCCGGCTGGGCCTCCAACCGGACGGCACGCAAGCTGACGGTGCAGGGCGGCAGCCCCGCGCTGCGCGGGGCGGTGGCGCAGGGGATCGTGTCGCGCGGCGGAGAGGCAGAGGCCGGAAGCAAGGCCGGCCGCTTGCGGGTCGAGTGGAGCGCGCAGCCCGGCGGAACGGATCCGGCAGCGCGGGATTGACCCTCGCCCGTGCGCCGCTCCGGCCGCGCTATTGCCGCCTTGGTGGGACTATGAAACACACGCGGCAAGGGAGAGCGGGCATGCAAAGGCGGACAGTATTGGGCGCGGCGCTGGCGGGCGTGGCTGGAGCGGGGACGGCGTTCGCGCAGGATCTGCGGCCGAGCGCGACGGGCACGCCGGCGGGGACGGTGCCGTTCGCGCCGGAAGTGTTCCGCGAGCGGCGCCAGCGGGTGATGGACGCGATGAAGACCGGCATCGCGGTGCTCTACGGCGCCGACGAGATCAATCCCGGGCAGAGCGAGGAGGAAGCTTCGCAGCAGATCGCCAATTTCGCCTGGCTGACCGGTATCGTCGACGAGCCCGGCGCGATCCTGGTGCTGGCCCCCGCCGAGCGGACGGTGCGCGAATGGCTGCTCCTGCCGTCGCGCAACCAGGAGGCCGAGCGCTGGGACATCGAACGGATGCCGCTGGGCGACGAGATCGAGCGGCGGACCGGGTTCCAGAAGGTGATTCGGACCTCCGGGCTGGGCGGCCTCGTGACGGGGCTGGCGCAGCGCAACAAGGAATTGCGCTTTCTGGGACCGATTGTCGGTCCGACCTCGGCGGTGCCGGCGGTGCTCGATCTCTATGGCAAGGTCTCGCAGCGCGTGCCGGGCGCGCGGACGGTGGACGATACCGCGCTGCTGCCCTCGATGCGGATCGTCAAGGAGCCGCGCGAGCTGGCGCTGATGCGCAAGGCGGTCGACGCGACCCGCGCCGGGCATCTCGCGGCGATGCGCGCGGTGCGGCCGGGAATGACCGAGCGGGCGCTGAAGGAGATCATGGAAGACGCGTTCCGCAAGGCGGGCGGGACCGGCCTCGCCTATGAGAGCATCGTCGCGGCGGGGCGCAACGCGGCGTCATTGCACTATCGCGGCGGCAACGGTGTGATCGAGCCGGGCAGCCTGGTGCTGATCGACGCGGCGGCTTCGGTCGGCGGCTATGCCTGCGACGTGACGCGGACCTTCCCGGCGGACGGCCGCTTCACGGCGACGCAGCGCGAGACCTATGAGACGGTGCTGGCGGCGCAGGACGCGGCGGTGAAGGCGCTGCGCGCGGGCGCCTATTACGAGGATGTCGACGCGGCGGCGCGCGCGGTGATCCGCAAGGCCGGCCATGCCGACGATTTCTACCATGGCGTCGGGCATCTGGTCGGCACCGAGGTGCACGATGCCGGCGATACTTCGAAGCCGCTGCCGGCGGGGGCGGTGATCACCGTCGAGCCGGGCATCTATGTGCAGGCGCAGAATTACGGGATCCGCATCGAGGACCAGTATCTGATCACCGCCACCGGCAACGAGCGGATGTCGGTGGGCATCCCGCGGACGATCGCCGAGATCGAGGGGCATATGGCGGGAGGCCGGTAGACTTCCTAGCCCAGCGGATAGCGCTCGACCGCCTCGTAGCGCGCGCCTTCGCGGCCGAGATGGCTTTCGTAGAGGTGGAAATGGGTGAGCGTGAAGGGCCGGCTGGCGAGGCCGGCATGTTCGGCGAGGAACTTGCCGGCGGCGCCGCTCTGCGCGTTCATCCTGGCCAGGGTGATATGCGGGAGGTAAGCGCGGGATTCGGGCGGCTGGCCGGCGCGGACCAGCGCCCGATCGACCTTCCTGTGAAGCCCGGCCAGGGCATCGTGCGGCGTGACGCCGGCCCAGACCGCATTGGGGCGGCCGCGGCTTTCGAACTGGCCGGTGCCGGCGAGGGCGATCTCGATTTGCGGGTAATGGATGGCGGACAAAGCGAGCGCGGCGTCCTCGGCGGCGTGGCGGTCGACCTCGCCGATGAAGCGGAGGGTGAGATGGAGCTGGTCGTCGCGCTGCCAGCGGGCGCCGGGGATGCCGCCGGCGAGCGTGAGGAGCTGTTCGCGGATCGCGGCGGGGACGGGCAAGGCGACGAACAGGCGGTGCATCGAGCGAAGCTTACGCGCTTCCCGCCCTCTCCGGGAGGAAAATAGACCGGTTTTGCTTGAAAACCGCCGTTTCGAGGGCGATATTGGTGCTGACCGGCGGAGGGCCGGGCAAAGGAGTTTGAAATGGCTGATTGGTCTGATCCCCAGGCGACCGCCGCGCCTTATGCTGGCGCGCAGGCGGATGTCCGCGACGCCGGGCTGCGGTCGCACATGCTGTCGGTCTATAATTACATGGCATCGGGCGTGCTGCTGACCGGCATCGTCTCGCTGATGTTCGCCAAGAGCGGCTATATCGGCATATTGTTCAACGAGGCCGGCACCGGTTTCGGTCCGCTCGGTTGGGTGGTGATGCTGGCGCCGCTGGCGATCGTCTTCGCGATGAGCTTCGGCGCGGCGCGGATGGCGACGGCGACGCTGCAACTGCTCTATTGGGCCTATGCCTTCCTGATGGGTCTGTCGCTGTCGACGATCTTCCTCGTCTATACCGGCACCTCGATCGCGCAGGTCTTCTTCGCGACCGCGGCGGGCTTTGCCGGCCTGAGCCTGTGGGGCTACACCACCAAGCGCGACCTGTCGGCTTTCGGTACCTTCTTCACGATGGGCCTATTCGGGCTGATCGCGGCGATGCTGATCAACCTGTTCCTGCGCTCGGAGGGGCTGTCGTTCGTGATCAGCGCCGCAGGCGTGCTGATCTTCGCGGGGCTGACCGCCTATGACACGCAGAAGATCAAGAGCCTCTACTTCCAGGTCGCCGGATCGGACATGCAGGGCAAGGCGGTGATCCTGGGGGCGCTGACCCTCTATCTCGACTTCATCAACATGTTCCTGTTCCTGCTCCGCCTGTTCGGCAGCTCGCGGAACTAAACCCAAGTTAAAAAGCGAAAAAGTTGCGGCCCGGCGGTGAAAATCGCCGGGCCGTTTCGCATTTCGGCCAACCGCTATTTTCATGCGGAACGCGAATCGGTGAGCGGTCGTTACAGCAGGGCAACGCTCAGGAGAGTGAAGTCATGGACGCGAACCCGATCAACCCGGCCCCTGTCGATGAGGCGATGGACCATATGTCGGTGGCACCGGGCCCCGATGACACCAGGGCCGCGCCGGTGATATCTGCCGACGCCGGCACCGACCAATCGATCACCGACCGGCTCTACAGCAATCCGGAGAGCAAGGAGGCGCGGCTCGACCGCGGTCTCGACGAGTCGATGGATGCGTCGGACCCGCCGGCCTCGACCCAGCCGGTGCACAGCCATTCGAGCAGCGACCTGCCCGAGAGCAGCGGCTTCAACCCGGCCAAGGAGGAACGGCTCGCCGCCGGCAAATCCGAGGAGCCGGGTCTGGTCGAGCGCGTGCTCAACAAGATCGGTCTTGGCTGAGGCGACAGCACCGATTAGGCGCTAGCCGATGCAGGCATCACCCGCGGGCGGCTGGCGCGCCAATCTGGTCATCTATGCGGCGCTTGCCGCCAATCTCGGGATCGCCGCCGCGAAGTTCGTCGCGGCGGCGATCACCGGTTCGTCCTCGATGCTCACCGAGGGCGTGCACAGCCTGGTCGACAGCGGCAATCAGGGCCTGTTGCTCTATGGCCAGCACCGCGCCCGGCGGCTGCCCGACGCGCAGCACCCGTTCGGCTATGGCCGCGAACTATACTTCTGGGCGTTCGTCGTCGCGATCCTGATCTTCGGGCTGGGCGCGGGCGTGTCGATCTATGAAGGCTGGAAGCATATCGCCGATCCCGAGCCGCTCCATGATCCGACGATCAACTATATCGTCCTCGCCATCGCCATCGCGCTCGAAGGGACGAGCTGGTGGATCGCGCTCAAGGAGTTCGCCGCGGGCAAGGGCGAGCTCGGCTGGTGGGAAGCGGTGAAAGAGTCGAAAGACCCGACCGGGTTCGTGGTGCTGTTCGAGGATTCGGCGGCGCTGGCGGGGCTGCTCGTCGCCGGCATCGGCATCTGGGCGGCGCATGCCTGGGGCGATCCGCGGATCGACGGGGCGGCATCGATCGTGATCGGCGCGATCCTGGGCGTGGTCGCGCTGTTCCTGGCGCGCGAGGCCAAGGGGCTGCTGATCGGCGAGCGCGCCGATCTCGGGATGATCGCCGAGATCCGCGCCACGCTCGAGGCCGAGGCGGCGATCACCCATGT from Sphingomonas sp. includes these protein-coding regions:
- a CDS encoding Xaa-Pro peptidase family protein, translating into MQRRTVLGAALAGVAGAGTAFAQDLRPSATGTPAGTVPFAPEVFRERRQRVMDAMKTGIAVLYGADEINPGQSEEEASQQIANFAWLTGIVDEPGAILVLAPAERTVREWLLLPSRNQEAERWDIERMPLGDEIERRTGFQKVIRTSGLGGLVTGLAQRNKELRFLGPIVGPTSAVPAVLDLYGKVSQRVPGARTVDDTALLPSMRIVKEPRELALMRKAVDATRAGHLAAMRAVRPGMTERALKEIMEDAFRKAGGTGLAYESIVAAGRNAASLHYRGGNGVIEPGSLVLIDAAASVGGYACDVTRTFPADGRFTATQRETYETVLAAQDAAVKALRAGAYYEDVDAAARAVIRKAGHADDFYHGVGHLVGTEVHDAGDTSKPLPAGAVITVEPGIYVQAQNYGIRIEDQYLITATGNERMSVGIPRTIAEIEGHMAGGR
- a CDS encoding DUF389 domain-containing protein; its protein translation is MKVAKAGGGRNKFRRWWSLWVTGGVDHDAVLREIAAESGWSGRYAFLIIVSAAISLLGLLMPSVAVLIGAMLLSPLMMPIIGLGFGIATLDFHEVRRTGFALLAGAGLAIALSFALVSISPVQTITSEIAGRTQPTLFDLLVALLSAIAGAYALIRGRGGTVVGVAIAIALMPPLAVTGFGIATGNWTAFAGSLLLFLTNAVTIALTAALVARVYGFGGHLSPHHTGWQLALFVVALGALSVPLGAGLRQIAFEALAQRQVRMAIENHFPRGARLSLLDIDYKASPVRIRAVMLTPRIDPRVDAALAARLREQLARPIDFHIDQLRISLDPGAAEAAQIAAAPNGKAVDVTAARDRAVSELALIAGTDRAAVKADGAARTLTATAAPLPGMGLAGYRMLEARAENALEDWKVRLAPAAEAALPVIAVAHGVVDGAALDLAGWASNRTARKLTVQGGSPALRGAVAQGIVSRGGEAEAGSKAGRLRVEWSAQPGGTDPAARD
- a CDS encoding cation diffusion facilitator family transporter; the encoded protein is MQASPAGGWRANLVIYAALAANLGIAAAKFVAAAITGSSSMLTEGVHSLVDSGNQGLLLYGQHRARRLPDAQHPFGYGRELYFWAFVVAILIFGLGAGVSIYEGWKHIADPEPLHDPTINYIVLAIAIALEGTSWWIALKEFAAGKGELGWWEAVKESKDPTGFVVLFEDSAALAGLLVAGIGIWAAHAWGDPRIDGAASIVIGAILGVVALFLAREAKGLLIGERADLGMIAEIRATLEAEAAITHVNHVRTVHSAPERVFVAISADFADSLSMGEAESLVERMEKTLKTRMPVISSIYIRPEKREDAIDASPIG
- a CDS encoding Bax inhibitor-1/YccA family protein, encoding MADWSDPQATAAPYAGAQADVRDAGLRSHMLSVYNYMASGVLLTGIVSLMFAKSGYIGILFNEAGTGFGPLGWVVMLAPLAIVFAMSFGAARMATATLQLLYWAYAFLMGLSLSTIFLVYTGTSIAQVFFATAAGFAGLSLWGYTTKRDLSAFGTFFTMGLFGLIAAMLINLFLRSEGLSFVISAAGVLIFAGLTAYDTQKIKSLYFQVAGSDMQGKAVILGALTLYLDFINMFLFLLRLFGSSRN
- the thpR gene encoding RNA 2',3'-cyclic phosphodiesterase, producing the protein MHRLFVALPVPAAIREQLLTLAGGIPGARWQRDDQLHLTLRFIGEVDRHAAEDAALALSAIHYPQIEIALAGTGQFESRGRPNAVWAGVTPHDALAGLHRKVDRALVRAGQPPESRAYLPHITLARMNAQSGAAGKFLAEHAGLASRPFTLTHFHLYESHLGREGARYEAVERYPLG